A single genomic interval of halophilic archaeon DL31 harbors:
- a CDS encoding amidohydrolase (KEGG: nmg:Nmag_4060 amidohydrolase~TIGRFAM: Peptidase M20D, amidohydrolase~PFAM: Peptidase M20, dimerisation; Peptidase M20), with protein MQDYEGMGIGGPRRPPSPTREPYTLTLTALAMEKQELFDTVEAERSWLEDLSQSIWADPEVALQEYDSAEKLQDALREEGFEVETGVAGMDTAFIARYGEGDPVVGTMGEFDALPGMSQQATAEREPVEEGAPGHGCGHNLFGVGSLAAAVAVKRAIECGDAEGTVVYAGTPAEEAGGGKVYMVRDGVFDDVDAVVSWHPGWNNAPGKGSCLAVDSFEFRFEGETAHAAASPESGRSALDGVQLLGTGIEYMREHVPQAARIHYVVTDGGDAANIVPGEAAMECLVRAPDRAEVERISEWVKDAAEGAALMSGTELEATKTSGMYGVLPNHELGDVIRENMADAEFTLTEDQAQFASELKETLENPSYGRVQPEHRETAAEAAMFTQPIDAPDEGKTGSYSTDTGDVSWNVPVGRFTAATWPPGTPAHSWQAVAAGKELGTAGMLFAGKTIAGALYDLLTDEDRLARATGEFTQRKGDREYESPLPDDADPYELVDR; from the coding sequence ATGCAGGACTACGAAGGGATGGGCATCGGTGGTCCGCGGCGGCCACCGTCGCCGACGCGGGAACCTTATACCCTGACGCTCACAGCCCTGGCCATGGAGAAGCAGGAGCTGTTCGACACCGTTGAGGCCGAACGGAGCTGGCTGGAAGATCTCTCACAGTCCATCTGGGCCGACCCCGAAGTCGCACTCCAGGAGTACGACTCCGCTGAGAAGCTGCAGGACGCGCTCCGCGAGGAGGGGTTCGAGGTGGAGACTGGCGTTGCCGGCATGGACACCGCGTTCATCGCGCGCTACGGCGAGGGTGACCCCGTTGTTGGCACGATGGGAGAGTTCGATGCGCTGCCAGGGATGAGCCAGCAGGCCACAGCCGAGCGCGAACCCGTCGAGGAGGGCGCGCCCGGCCACGGCTGCGGGCACAACCTTTTCGGCGTCGGCAGCCTCGCGGCCGCCGTCGCAGTCAAGCGCGCCATCGAGTGCGGGGATGCGGAGGGGACGGTGGTTTACGCCGGCACGCCTGCCGAGGAAGCCGGCGGCGGGAAGGTGTACATGGTCCGAGACGGCGTCTTCGATGATGTCGACGCCGTCGTTAGCTGGCACCCCGGGTGGAACAACGCTCCCGGCAAGGGCTCCTGTCTCGCGGTGGACTCCTTCGAGTTCCGGTTCGAGGGAGAGACCGCCCACGCCGCTGCGTCGCCCGAATCCGGGCGGAGCGCACTCGATGGCGTCCAGCTACTGGGAACGGGTATCGAGTACATGCGCGAGCACGTCCCCCAAGCGGCCCGCATCCACTACGTGGTGACCGACGGCGGCGACGCCGCCAACATCGTCCCGGGTGAGGCGGCGATGGAGTGTCTGGTTCGCGCGCCCGACCGTGCCGAGGTCGAACGCATCTCTGAGTGGGTGAAAGACGCTGCGGAGGGGGCAGCGCTGATGTCCGGCACCGAGCTCGAAGCGACCAAGACCTCCGGGATGTACGGCGTCCTCCCGAACCACGAACTGGGCGACGTGATTCGAGAGAACATGGCCGATGCGGAGTTCACGCTGACCGAAGACCAAGCGCAGTTCGCGAGTGAACTGAAGGAGACGCTCGAGAACCCCTCCTACGGCCGGGTCCAGCCCGAACACCGCGAGACCGCCGCCGAGGCCGCGATGTTCACCCAGCCAATCGACGCCCCCGATGAGGGGAAGACCGGTTCCTACTCCACGGACACCGGCGACGTGTCGTGGAACGTTCCAGTCGGGCGGTTCACGGCTGCGACGTGGCCGCCGGGGACGCCCGCTCACTCTTGGCAGGCCGTCGCCGCGGGGAAAGAACTCGGGACTGCAGGGATGCTCTTTGCGGGCAAAACTATCGCCGGCGCGCTCTACGACCTGCTGACAGACGAAGACCGACTCGCCCGGGCCACCGGGGAGTTCACACAGCGGAAAGGTGACCGCGAGTACGAGTCACCGCTGCCCGACGATGCAGACCCCTACGAGCTGGTCGACCGCTGA
- a CDS encoding ABC-type transporter, integral membrane subunit (PFAM: Binding-protein-dependent transport systems inner membrane component~KEGG: hbo:Hbor_02010 ABC Fe3+ transporter, permease component) — protein sequence MRGTRDRVESAALPLAAVVTISLLVVMFFYPVGRVLSEAVWIDGAPTAEPLLEVLADPFFFGVLAEAAADPSVLWTAFRPHQFGPVTVPLPDYRLGLFGFTAYQALLSTLASIALGLPGAYVLARFEFPGRETVRSLTAVPFVMPSIMVAIGFIATFGRNGVLNGVLTAVGLPRVELLYTLPIIVLAHAFYDAPLIARVTATAWESVDAGTAETARSLGASPQRAFLDVVVPQLLPAILTGALLTFIFSFMSFAIVLALGGLSLATVEVWVYHRVQQLDYATASALATLEMVFSLLLTYAYLRYEARQRAESAARPAPRKPLFGRLNLDRLAVWGYVGVAIVVFVTPIASMLLASVTGPTGFTLDYYRFLIDRQATAASFQIKPLTAVRNSLLYGAASLAIAVPMGVLLAVASTREFRGRKLVDTLSMAPFAVSGVVVGLGLLQGLVFGTQAFGYRITVSGAVAVVAAHAVGAYPFVTRNVAPLLATIDRSVVESARTLGASRVRVLLDIELPQVFAGVVAGAAFAFAISIGEFDSTVILASGSSAYTMPVAIERFIGRRLGPATAMGCVLLVVTAVSFLVIDRLGDGRGM from the coding sequence GTGCGTGGGACTCGGGACCGCGTCGAGTCCGCTGCCCTGCCGCTCGCCGCCGTTGTCACGATTTCGCTGCTGGTCGTGATGTTCTTTTACCCGGTGGGTCGGGTGCTCTCGGAAGCGGTCTGGATTGATGGCGCGCCGACGGCCGAGCCACTCCTGGAGGTGCTCGCAGACCCGTTCTTCTTCGGCGTGCTCGCGGAAGCGGCCGCAGACCCCTCGGTGCTGTGGACCGCGTTTCGCCCCCATCAGTTCGGTCCCGTGACGGTCCCGCTCCCGGACTACCGACTCGGGCTGTTCGGCTTCACCGCGTATCAGGCGCTGCTGTCGACGCTGGCGAGCATCGCGCTCGGCCTGCCCGGCGCGTACGTGCTCGCTCGCTTCGAGTTCCCGGGACGGGAAACCGTCCGTTCGCTGACCGCGGTGCCGTTCGTGATGCCCTCCATCATGGTCGCCATTGGCTTCATCGCCACGTTCGGCCGGAACGGTGTCCTCAACGGGGTGTTGACGGCAGTCGGGCTCCCCCGAGTCGAACTACTCTACACGCTTCCGATCATCGTCCTCGCCCACGCCTTCTACGACGCGCCGCTCATCGCCCGGGTGACGGCGACGGCGTGGGAGAGCGTCGACGCGGGGACCGCAGAAACCGCCCGGAGCCTCGGCGCCTCACCGCAACGAGCGTTCCTCGACGTGGTGGTGCCACAGCTCCTGCCAGCCATCCTGACTGGCGCGCTGCTGACGTTCATCTTCTCGTTCATGTCCTTCGCCATCGTGCTTGCGCTGGGTGGGCTGTCGTTGGCGACGGTGGAGGTCTGGGTCTACCACCGCGTCCAGCAGCTCGATTACGCGACGGCCTCAGCGCTTGCGACCCTCGAGATGGTGTTCTCGCTGCTGCTGACCTACGCCTACCTCCGGTACGAGGCCCGTCAGCGCGCTGAGAGCGCCGCCCGGCCAGCCCCACGGAAACCCCTGTTCGGCCGGCTGAACCTCGACCGGCTTGCGGTCTGGGGCTACGTCGGCGTCGCGATTGTGGTGTTCGTCACCCCCATCGCCAGCATGCTGCTGGCCAGCGTCACCGGCCCGACCGGGTTCACGCTGGACTACTACCGGTTCCTCATCGATCGACAGGCGACGGCCGCCTCCTTCCAAATCAAACCGCTGACGGCAGTCCGGAACTCGCTGCTCTACGGCGCCGCGAGCCTCGCAATTGCGGTCCCGATGGGCGTGCTGCTGGCTGTCGCCTCCACCAGGGAGTTCCGGGGGCGAAAGCTGGTGGATACGCTCTCGATGGCGCCTTTCGCGGTCTCGGGTGTCGTCGTCGGACTCGGCCTGCTGCAAGGACTTGTGTTCGGCACGCAGGCGTTCGGCTATCGCATCACCGTCAGCGGCGCTGTCGCAGTCGTCGCTGCCCACGCCGTCGGTGCGTACCCGTTCGTCACCCGCAACGTCGCGCCGCTGCTTGCCACCATCGACCGCTCCGTGGTTGAGTCAGCGCGGACGCTCGGTGCCTCGCGGGTTCGCGTGCTGCTCGACATCGAACTGCCGCAGGTGTTCGCCGGCGTCGTGGCTGGCGCCGCATTCGCGTTCGCCATCAGCATCGGGGAGTTCGATTCGACGGTGATTTTGGCCAGCGGGAGTTCGGCCTACACCATGCCGGTCGCCATCGAACGGTTCATCGGCCGGCGATTGGGCCCGGCGACGGCGATGGGCTGTGTGCTCCTGGTCGTCACCGCCGTCAGCTTTCTCGTCATCGACCGCCTGGGCGACGGGAGGGGGATGTAG
- a CDS encoding Polyamine-transporting ATPase (PFAM: ABC transporter-like; Transport-associated OB, type 2~KEGG: hbo:Hbor_18130 ABC spermidine/putrescine transporter ATPase component~SMART: ATPase, AAA+ type, core), whose translation MVRIELEGVQKAFGEAVALECVSLTVEDGEFFTLVGPSGCGKTTTLRTIAGLSDPTAGTVRFDGEDVSDVPVEDRNVGVVFQSYALFPHMTVAENIRYGLRFSEPPRDLSADERVQELLELVDLAGMGDRDPDELSGGQQQRVALARALAPAPDVLLLDEPMSALDARLREQLRREIKRIQQELGVTTVYVTHDQEEALAVSDRLAVMADGAVEQVGTPVEVYEGPATEFVASFVGENNLFSGTVTGRDEEELVVDVAGGGSEDRTFRVADDGPTTYETGADVSFCVRPRDLSPEAGGNRFQVALGTAEYLGGTTRIYGEWAGREIVLRLPEPVSGDLTVGFEPGDATVL comes from the coding sequence ATGGTCCGTATCGAACTCGAGGGCGTGCAGAAAGCGTTCGGCGAGGCCGTCGCACTGGAGTGCGTCTCCCTGACCGTCGAGGACGGGGAGTTCTTCACGCTGGTCGGCCCCAGCGGCTGTGGGAAAACGACCACGCTGCGCACCATCGCGGGGCTGTCGGACCCGACAGCGGGCACGGTCCGCTTCGACGGGGAAGACGTGAGCGACGTCCCCGTCGAGGACCGCAACGTCGGCGTCGTCTTCCAGAGCTACGCGCTGTTCCCCCACATGACCGTCGCGGAGAACATCCGATACGGCCTGCGGTTCTCCGAGCCACCGCGGGACCTGAGCGCCGACGAACGGGTCCAGGAACTGCTCGAGTTAGTCGACTTGGCGGGGATGGGCGACCGAGACCCCGACGAACTCTCCGGCGGCCAGCAACAACGAGTCGCACTTGCCCGGGCGCTCGCCCCCGCACCGGACGTACTCCTGCTCGACGAGCCCATGAGCGCGCTCGACGCCCGATTGCGCGAACAGCTGCGACGGGAGATCAAACGGATTCAGCAAGAGCTCGGCGTCACCACCGTCTACGTCACCCACGACCAGGAGGAGGCCCTCGCGGTCTCGGACCGGCTGGCGGTGATGGCCGACGGTGCGGTCGAGCAGGTCGGCACACCCGTCGAGGTGTACGAGGGACCAGCGACCGAGTTCGTCGCCTCATTCGTCGGTGAGAACAACCTCTTCTCGGGGACCGTCACTGGACGCGACGAGGAGGAACTCGTCGTCGATGTGGCCGGCGGCGGCAGTGAGGACCGCACGTTCCGCGTCGCCGACGACGGGCCGACCACCTACGAAACGGGTGCCGATGTGAGCTTCTGTGTCCGACCCAGAGACCTCTCGCCGGAGGCAGGTGGGAACCGCTTCCAGGTCGCGTTGGGCACCGCGGAGTATCTCGGTGGCACGACCCGCATCTACGGCGAGTGGGCCGGCCGGGAAATCGTCCTGCGACTCCCCGAACCAGTCAGTGGTGACCTGACTGTCGGCTTCGAGCCAGGCGACGCCACGGTGCTGTAG
- a CDS encoding hypothetical protein (KEGG: nmg:Nmag_2604 hypothetical protein) yields the protein MDTYMALVDVTDETVQNIQDLATIWGDLTGDIEALGGELLDAYAIIGEHDYLIVFEAEGRDGAFKTSVSIERYGLDTQTMEIIPVEELGGLVDDI from the coding sequence ATGGACACATACATGGCCTTGGTCGACGTGACAGACGAGACTGTCCAGAACATCCAGGACCTCGCGACCATCTGGGGCGACCTCACCGGCGATATCGAGGCACTCGGCGGCGAACTGCTCGACGCCTACGCTATCATCGGAGAGCACGACTACCTGATCGTCTTCGAGGCCGAGGGCCGTGACGGCGCGTTCAAAACCTCCGTCTCCATCGAGCGCTACGGCCTCGACACCCAGACGATGGAGATTATTCCCGTCGAGGAGTTGGGCGGGCTGGTCGATGATATCTAA
- a CDS encoding ABC transporter, periplasmic binding protein, thiB subfamily (KEGG: hla:Hlac_2697 ABC transporter, periplasmic binding protein, ThiB subfamily~TIGRFAM: Thiamine ABC transporter periplasmic binding protein~PFAM: Bacterial extracellular solute-binding, family 1) produces the protein MKRRSYLRTAGVGVAGLLAGCSAEPVDTDSPTDSGSESTDVTGTTTGGTTETSTLLVGTYSSFIDAPSTSPGAWVKERFEAEHDATLEWFAPDGGMEYFLQRRNQGVTVDTDLYAGLTPENMVRVDDNLESGDSLFKPVDTGALSNYDNVVEEYLFDPQERAIPMGASYISLVYNQNLLDKRGVDGPKTFEDLTNDAYRDGLLIPNPQNSETGLEFLFWTINEYGEDGYLDYWQRLLDNGARILESWGAAYGAYSEGEAPAVVSYATDQVFADMSGADMAEHQIGFLNGEGYAYLEAMARFSDTDRPKLAETFMSFMLEPEIQAEVAQRNVALPAVDNAELSQTFDELTPEPETAVSFSYDQISGNVDTWLEEWSRQVAGQ, from the coding sequence ATGAAGCGACGGAGCTACCTCCGGACGGCTGGCGTCGGCGTGGCTGGGCTGCTCGCCGGCTGTTCCGCGGAGCCGGTCGACACCGACAGTCCGACCGATTCGGGTTCCGAATCGACCGACGTAACCGGGACGACAACAGGGGGCACGACGGAGACGTCGACGCTACTCGTCGGCACCTACTCCTCGTTCATCGACGCGCCGAGCACCAGCCCGGGCGCGTGGGTGAAAGAGCGCTTCGAGGCCGAACACGACGCGACGCTCGAGTGGTTCGCGCCAGACGGCGGGATGGAGTACTTCCTCCAGCGACGCAACCAGGGCGTCACCGTCGACACGGACCTCTATGCCGGGCTGACTCCCGAGAACATGGTCCGGGTTGACGACAATCTTGAGAGCGGTGACTCGTTGTTCAAACCGGTCGACACCGGAGCACTCAGCAACTACGACAACGTCGTCGAGGAGTACCTGTTCGACCCGCAGGAGCGCGCTATCCCGATGGGGGCCTCCTACATCAGCCTCGTCTACAACCAGAACCTCCTGGACAAGCGGGGCGTCGACGGTCCCAAGACGTTCGAGGACCTCACGAACGACGCCTACCGCGACGGCCTGCTCATCCCCAACCCACAGAACAGCGAGACAGGACTCGAGTTCCTCTTCTGGACCATCAACGAGTACGGCGAGGATGGCTACCTCGACTACTGGCAGCGCCTGCTCGACAACGGCGCCCGCATCCTCGAGAGTTGGGGGGCCGCCTACGGCGCTTACAGCGAAGGCGAAGCACCCGCGGTGGTGTCCTACGCCACCGACCAGGTGTTCGCGGACATGTCCGGGGCAGATATGGCCGAACACCAGATCGGCTTCCTGAACGGCGAAGGCTACGCGTATCTCGAGGCCATGGCGCGGTTCAGCGACACCGACCGACCGAAGCTGGCAGAGACGTTCATGTCGTTCATGCTCGAACCCGAGATCCAGGCCGAAGTCGCCCAGCGGAACGTGGCGCTGCCGGCTGTTGACAACGCCGAACTCTCCCAGACGTTCGACGAACTGACGCCCGAACCCGAGACCGCGGTCTCGTTCAGCTACGACCAGATCTCGGGGAACGTGGACACGTGGCTCGAGGAGTGGTCACGCCAGGTCGCCGGGCAGTAG
- a CDS encoding band 7 protein (KEGG: hbo:Hbor_24160 SPFH domain, band 7 family protein~PFAM: Band 7 protein~SMART: Band 7 protein), with protein MVIAPLQALGAVGGVVGLLFLLVVIVAVWQAVEIVDATEKKALTVFGEYRKLLEPGINFIPPFVSQTHAFDMRTQTMDVPRQEAITRDNSPVTADAVVYIKVMDARKAYLQVEDYKTAVSNLAQTTLRAVLGDMELDDTLNKRQEINARIRKELDEPTDEWGIRVESVEVREVNPSQEVQQAMEQQTSAERRRRAMILEAQGERRSAVEQAEGEKQSNIIRAQGEKQSQILEAQGDAISTVLRAKSAESMGERAIIDKGMETLEKIGQGDSTTFIMPQELTSLVGRYGQHLTGSDTKTKESLGSLDFDSDTREMLGLDNIEDILGQIDEAAELDTEAMEKEAEKIMSGTSEPDIKSADEVVSKTDEEDLDLETETEESG; from the coding sequence ATGGTCATCGCACCGTTACAGGCGCTCGGCGCCGTCGGCGGCGTCGTCGGCTTACTGTTCCTGCTGGTCGTCATCGTGGCGGTTTGGCAGGCCGTCGAGATCGTCGACGCCACCGAGAAGAAAGCCCTCACCGTCTTCGGGGAGTACCGCAAACTGCTCGAACCGGGTATCAACTTCATCCCGCCGTTCGTCTCCCAGACGCACGCTTTCGACATGCGGACACAGACGATGGACGTGCCGCGTCAGGAGGCCATCACCCGGGACAACTCCCCGGTGACCGCCGACGCCGTGGTCTACATCAAAGTGATGGACGCCCGGAAAGCGTATCTTCAGGTCGAGGACTACAAGACTGCTGTCTCCAACCTCGCCCAGACCACGCTCCGTGCCGTGCTGGGCGACATGGAGCTGGACGACACGCTCAACAAGCGACAGGAGATTAACGCTCGCATCCGCAAGGAACTCGACGAACCCACCGACGAGTGGGGGATCCGCGTCGAGTCCGTCGAGGTCCGTGAGGTCAACCCCTCGCAGGAGGTCCAGCAGGCGATGGAGCAGCAGACCTCCGCCGAACGCCGCCGCCGTGCCATGATTCTGGAGGCACAGGGTGAACGGCGCTCCGCCGTCGAGCAGGCGGAGGGGGAAAAGCAGTCCAACATCATCCGCGCCCAGGGTGAGAAGCAGTCCCAGATTCTGGAGGCACAGGGTGACGCTATCTCGACCGTGCTGCGCGCGAAATCCGCCGAATCGATGGGCGAGCGCGCCATCATCGACAAGGGGATGGAGACGCTCGAGAAGATCGGGCAGGGCGACTCCACGACGTTCATCATGCCCCAGGAGCTCACCTCGCTGGTCGGTCGCTACGGCCAGCACCTGACCGGCAGCGACACCAAGACCAAGGAGAGTCTCGGCTCGCTCGATTTCGACTCGGACACCCGCGAGATGCTCGGTCTCGACAACATCGAGGATATCCTCGGCCAGATCGACGAGGCCGCCGAACTCGATACCGAGGCGATGGAGAAGGAGGCCGAGAAAATCATGTCCGGCACTTCAGAACCGGATATCAAATCCGCCGACGAAGTCGTCTCTAAAACCGACGAGGAAGACCTCGACCTGGAGACAGAGACCGAAGAGTCAGGCTAA
- a CDS encoding ski2-type helicase (HAMAP: ski2-type helicase~PFAM: DNA/RNA helicase, DEAD/DEAH box type, N-terminal; DNA/RNA helicase, C-terminal~KEGG: hbo:Hbor_02230 superfamily II helicase~SMART: DEAD-like helicase, N-terminal; DNA/RNA helicase, C-terminal), whose protein sequence is MKPTELTGLPAGVGEHLEGEGIEELYPPQAEAVERGVTDGENVVAAVPTASGKTLIAELAMLSAVERGGTALYIVPLRALASEKKAEFERWAEYGVTVGVSTGNYESDGEWLGSRDIVVATSEKVDSLIRNGAPWVDNLSCVVSDEVHLVDDRNRGPTLEVTLAKLRRINPTLQTVALSATVGNAPEIAEWLDAELVDSDWRPIELKTGVHYGNAINFADGSQREVPVDSGGKQTPALVDDTLEEGGSSLVFVNSRRNAESAAARLGTVTSSHLTDEERAELRQLAESLRDVSDTATSDDLADAVTQGAAFHHAGLASEHRDLVEGAFRDRLIKVIAATPTLAAGVNTPSRRVIVRDWRRYDSDFGGMKPLDTLEIHQMMGRAGRPGLDPYGEAVLLASNNDTMDELFERYIWGEPEPVRSKLAAEPALRTHLLATVASGFANSREDLLSFLDNTLYAVQSAGTAQIESVTDTVLDYLEANEFIEREDDSITATNIGHTVSRLYLDPMSAATIIDGLRGGEERERNYGSRNELAGEADESSGFVSGSELLAESGDEGDNGSAKDSDAEEDGAEDGVVGVDAEELSALGLYHLVSRTPDMYQLYLKSGDREEYEEVLFEREEELLGRTPSEYDDVAFEEWLAALKTARMLEDWASEVDEDRMTERYGIGPGDIRGKVDTAQWLLNAAERLAGELDLSNVVAVREAKKRVEYGVREELLDLAGVRGVGRKRARRLFEAGIESRADLREVDKSVVLSALRGKKTAETVLENVGRENPSMESIDADSEASRAVRAAEAEEEEDNQASLGDFG, encoded by the coding sequence ATGAAGCCGACGGAGCTGACCGGGCTCCCCGCAGGCGTCGGGGAGCATCTCGAAGGCGAGGGGATCGAGGAGCTCTACCCCCCGCAGGCCGAGGCTGTCGAGCGCGGCGTCACCGACGGCGAGAACGTCGTCGCCGCCGTCCCGACAGCGTCGGGGAAGACCCTCATCGCCGAACTCGCCATGCTTTCGGCGGTCGAACGCGGCGGCACCGCACTCTATATCGTCCCACTGCGAGCTCTCGCCAGCGAGAAGAAGGCCGAGTTCGAGCGCTGGGCGGAGTACGGCGTCACGGTCGGCGTTTCGACAGGTAACTACGAGTCCGACGGCGAGTGGCTGGGCTCGCGGGATATCGTCGTCGCCACCAGCGAGAAGGTGGACTCACTCATCCGCAACGGCGCGCCGTGGGTCGACAACCTCTCCTGTGTCGTGAGCGACGAGGTCCACCTCGTCGACGACCGCAACCGCGGCCCCACGCTCGAAGTCACGCTCGCGAAACTCCGGCGCATCAACCCCACCCTCCAGACTGTCGCGCTCTCGGCGACGGTGGGTAACGCTCCCGAAATCGCGGAGTGGCTCGACGCCGAACTGGTGGATTCGGACTGGCGGCCAATCGAACTCAAGACGGGCGTCCACTACGGCAACGCCATCAATTTCGCCGACGGCTCGCAGCGAGAGGTCCCCGTCGACAGCGGCGGCAAGCAGACGCCCGCGCTCGTCGACGACACGCTCGAAGAGGGTGGGTCGAGTCTCGTTTTCGTCAACTCCCGCAGAAACGCCGAGTCCGCAGCCGCCCGGCTCGGCACCGTGACCAGCTCTCACCTGACCGACGAGGAACGGGCGGAGCTCCGCCAACTTGCGGAATCGCTTCGGGACGTGTCCGACACGGCGACCAGCGACGACCTCGCCGACGCCGTCACGCAGGGCGCCGCGTTCCACCACGCCGGCCTCGCCAGCGAACACCGCGACCTCGTGGAGGGCGCGTTCCGCGACCGCCTGATCAAGGTCATCGCGGCCACGCCCACGCTCGCGGCCGGGGTGAACACCCCCTCTCGGCGTGTCATCGTCCGGGACTGGCGGCGGTACGACTCGGATTTCGGCGGCATGAAGCCGCTCGATACGCTGGAAATCCACCAGATGATGGGCCGAGCGGGGCGGCCGGGCCTCGACCCGTACGGGGAGGCGGTGTTGCTCGCCTCCAACAACGACACGATGGACGAACTGTTCGAGCGCTACATCTGGGGCGAGCCGGAGCCGGTGCGCTCGAAGCTCGCTGCCGAACCCGCGCTGCGGACCCACCTCCTTGCGACGGTTGCCTCGGGCTTCGCCAACAGCCGGGAGGATCTGCTCTCCTTCCTCGACAACACGCTCTATGCCGTCCAGAGTGCTGGCACCGCCCAAATCGAGTCGGTGACAGACACCGTCCTGGACTATCTCGAGGCGAACGAGTTCATCGAGCGCGAGGACGACTCCATCACCGCCACCAACATCGGCCACACCGTCTCGCGGCTCTACCTCGACCCGATGAGCGCCGCGACCATCATCGACGGCCTGCGCGGTGGCGAAGAGCGCGAGCGGAACTACGGCTCCCGAAACGAGCTGGCGGGGGAGGCCGACGAGTCTTCGGGGTTCGTCTCGGGGAGCGAACTGCTGGCTGAATCAGGCGACGAGGGCGACAACGGTAGCGCCAAAGACAGCGATGCGGAGGAGGACGGAGCGGAAGACGGCGTGGTCGGTGTCGACGCCGAGGAACTCTCCGCCCTCGGCCTGTATCACCTCGTCTCGCGCACGCCGGACATGTACCAACTCTACCTGAAGTCCGGCGACCGCGAGGAGTACGAGGAGGTGCTGTTCGAGCGCGAGGAAGAGCTGCTCGGACGCACTCCCTCGGAGTACGACGACGTGGCGTTCGAAGAGTGGCTCGCCGCACTCAAAACGGCGAGAATGCTCGAGGACTGGGCCAGCGAGGTCGACGAGGACCGCATGACGGAACGCTACGGCATCGGGCCGGGCGATATCCGGGGGAAAGTCGACACCGCCCAGTGGTTGCTCAACGCCGCCGAGCGACTGGCAGGGGAACTCGACCTCTCGAACGTGGTCGCCGTTCGGGAAGCCAAGAAACGCGTGGAGTACGGGGTCCGGGAGGAGCTGCTGGACCTCGCGGGCGTACGCGGCGTCGGCCGCAAGCGCGCTCGGCGGCTGTTCGAAGCCGGTATCGAGTCCCGTGCCGACCTACGTGAGGTGGACAAATCCGTCGTCCTCTCGGCGCTCCGCGGGAAGAAGACCGCCGAGACCGTCCTCGAGAACGTCGGCCGCGAGAACCCCTCGATGGAGTCCATCGACGCCGACAGCGAGGCGAGCCGGGCGGTCCGAGCCGCTGAAGCCGAGGAGGAGGAAGACAATCAGGCGTCGCTGGGGGATTTCGGCTGA
- a CDS encoding protein of unknown function DUF62 (PFAM: Protein of unknown function DUF62~KEGG: hbo:Hbor_18120 hypothetical protein), which yields MVQPGCTMITLASDFGTPYPAAMKGVILQRSDARLVDIAHDFPRQDVRAAAFWLREVLPHFPAATHLVVVDPGVGTDRAAVVVEAGDHRIVAPDNGVAIPAARRLAGDEAVSVYEVAYDDDETASNTFHGRDVFAPAAARIHESAAVADADRVSPTEEWVDLTFPSPEIGDDDAAGEVLVVDGFGNAITNIPESVLDGRDEITVNGERVPVRDAYAALEPGERLVTVGSHGNVEFAVNQGRGDEAFGLGVGDIVELS from the coding sequence ATGGTACAACCGGGCTGTACGATGATCACGCTTGCCTCGGACTTCGGCACCCCCTATCCCGCCGCGATGAAGGGCGTCATCCTCCAGCGCTCCGACGCGCGACTGGTGGATATCGCCCACGACTTCCCCCGGCAGGACGTGCGCGCCGCCGCGTTCTGGCTCCGTGAAGTGCTCCCCCACTTCCCCGCTGCGACCCACCTCGTCGTCGTTGACCCCGGTGTCGGCACCGACCGTGCAGCCGTCGTCGTCGAAGCTGGCGACCACCGGATCGTCGCCCCCGACAACGGCGTCGCGATTCCGGCAGCCCGGCGGCTGGCTGGTGATGAAGCGGTCAGCGTCTACGAGGTCGCCTACGACGACGACGAGACGGCGAGCAACACGTTCCACGGCCGGGACGTGTTCGCGCCCGCCGCCGCGCGGATCCACGAGTCGGCGGCCGTCGCCGATGCCGACCGGGTCAGCCCCACCGAGGAGTGGGTGGACCTCACGTTCCCGTCCCCCGAGATTGGCGACGACGACGCAGCCGGCGAAGTGCTGGTCGTGGACGGCTTCGGCAACGCGATCACCAACATCCCTGAAAGCGTCCTCGACGGCCGTGACGAAATCACCGTGAACGGCGAGCGCGTGCCGGTACGGGACGCCTACGCTGCGCTGGAGCCGGGCGAGCGGCTGGTCACGGTCGGCAGCCACGGCAACGTCGAGTTCGCGGTGAATCAGGGCCGGGGCGACGAGGCGTTCGGGCTTGGGGTCGGCGACATCGTCGAACTCTCGTAA